Proteins encoded together in one Rhizobium bangladeshense window:
- a CDS encoding TfoX/Sxy family protein, which produces MDNAGIEEMFQGLGPVTIKRMFGGKGIYHLGRIVAVEVRDEMLLKADETSAPEFAAAGATQWAYEGKKGKPVKMPYWSIPEEAYDDPDLMAKWVRLAYEAALRAES; this is translated from the coding sequence ATGGACAATGCCGGGATCGAGGAAATGTTTCAGGGGCTCGGCCCCGTCACGATCAAGCGCATGTTCGGCGGCAAGGGCATCTATCATCTCGGGCGCATCGTTGCTGTCGAAGTGCGCGACGAGATGCTGCTGAAAGCCGATGAGACGAGCGCCCCGGAATTTGCCGCCGCCGGCGCCACGCAATGGGCATATGAGGGCAAGAAGGGCAAGCCGGTGAAGATGCCTTATTGGTCGATTCCCGAAGAGGCCTATGACGATCCGGATCTGATGGCGAAATGGGTGCGACTGGCTTATGAGGCGGCGCTTCGCGCCGAAAGTTGA
- a CDS encoding flavin reductase family protein, which yields MLNRQHIDPGLYRDAMSRYAGHVQLVTTAMEGMRRGVTITAACSVSDNPASVLICLSNTNPKNEIFFRSGIFVLNTLGAHHQAVADAFSGRTALANDERFASARFDTLVTGAPVLADALAAFDCRVTDIKEMPTHNVIFGEVAAVRFSEKHPALIYMNRDYHTL from the coding sequence GTGTTGAACAGGCAGCATATCGACCCCGGCCTTTATCGCGATGCCATGAGCCGTTATGCTGGCCATGTGCAGCTCGTGACGACGGCGATGGAAGGCATGCGCCGCGGCGTTACCATCACCGCCGCCTGCTCGGTTTCGGACAATCCAGCCTCTGTGCTGATCTGCCTCAGCAATACCAATCCGAAGAACGAGATCTTTTTCCGCAGCGGCATCTTCGTGCTCAATACGCTCGGCGCTCACCACCAGGCGGTTGCCGATGCTTTCTCCGGGCGCACGGCGCTTGCCAATGACGAGCGCTTCGCCAGTGCCCGTTTCGATACGCTCGTCACCGGCGCGCCCGTTCTCGCCGATGCGCTCGCCGCCTTCGATTGCCGGGTGACCGACATCAAGGAAATGCCGACGCATAATGTCATCTTCGGCGAAGTCGCCGCCGTCCGCTTCAGCGAGAAGCATCCGGCGCTCATCTATATGAACCGGGATTATCATACGCTGTAA
- a CDS encoding branched-chain amino acid ABC transporter substrate-binding protein, translating to MTNLRGIAAFLTLLVAAAQGHAAGVTIGVVAPQGGPLGSLGAQIAAGAGFEIQQSGNTLVAINETCEDNSGAAVADALVNAKVQVAVGFLCSETLEGALPKLKDANIPAITVSVRSRILMEDALKNGWPLFRLAPADGAEAAKIIEVILKNWAADPIALIEDGTIHGRELTEAVRNALEQNGLKPVFTDTYRPGQEQQIALVRRLKRAGATRVFVGGDRNDVAVIARDATTENIPLSILGGDAMRAADQPLPLASGVRAVALPEYVLLPEGAPAADALRAKGTEPEGYVLPSLAAALIAGKAAESAAAAGKPLQEALIGTTFQTPVGAVAFTGAHELSQNPYRLLEWRGNGFFPPAAPTQ from the coding sequence ATGACCAACCTTCGTGGCATAGCAGCCTTCCTGACGCTGCTGGTGGCGGCGGCGCAAGGCCATGCGGCCGGCGTGACGATCGGCGTCGTCGCCCCCCAGGGTGGCCCGCTTGGCTCGCTCGGCGCACAGATTGCCGCCGGCGCCGGCTTCGAGATCCAGCAGTCCGGCAATACGCTCGTTGCCATCAACGAGACCTGCGAGGACAATAGCGGAGCGGCGGTCGCCGATGCGCTTGTCAATGCCAAGGTGCAGGTCGCCGTCGGCTTTCTCTGCAGCGAGACGCTGGAAGGCGCGCTGCCGAAGTTGAAGGACGCGAACATTCCCGCCATCACCGTCTCGGTCCGCTCCCGCATTCTGATGGAGGATGCGCTGAAAAATGGCTGGCCGCTCTTCCGCTTGGCACCTGCCGATGGCGCTGAAGCGGCAAAGATCATCGAAGTGATCCTGAAGAACTGGGCCGCCGATCCGATCGCCCTCATCGAGGACGGCACCATACATGGCCGCGAACTGACGGAAGCAGTGCGCAATGCGCTTGAGCAGAATGGCCTGAAGCCGGTTTTCACCGATACCTACCGTCCGGGACAGGAGCAGCAGATCGCCCTCGTGCGCCGTCTGAAACGGGCCGGCGCAACCAGAGTTTTCGTTGGCGGCGATCGCAACGATGTCGCCGTCATCGCCCGCGACGCCACGACGGAAAATATTCCCCTGTCGATCCTCGGCGGCGATGCCATGCGTGCCGCCGATCAGCCGCTGCCGCTCGCGTCCGGCGTGCGCGCGGTCGCCCTGCCGGAATATGTCCTTCTGCCGGAAGGCGCGCCGGCGGCCGACGCTTTACGCGCCAAAGGCACCGAGCCTGAAGGTTATGTCCTGCCATCGCTGGCGGCGGCCCTGATTGCCGGCAAGGCAGCCGAATCCGCCGCGGCTGCCGGCAAGCCGTTGCAGGAGGCGCTTATCGGCACGACGTTCCAGACGCCGGTCGGCGCCGTCGCCTTCACCGGCGCGCATGAGCTTTCGCAAAACCCCTACCGCCTGCTCGAATGGCGGGGCAATGGCTTTTTTCCACCTGCTGCGCCGACGCAATGA
- the rpe gene encoding ribulose-phosphate 3-epimerase: protein MTLPIRIAPSILAADFARLGEEVRDVTAAGADWIHLDVMDGHFVPNISFGPDVIKSLRSYTNATFDCHLMISPVDDYLEAFAKAGCDRITVHAEAGPHLHRSLQTVRNLGKKVGVTINPATPLSAIENVLDDVDLILIMSVNPGFGGQKFIPAMAAKIAAAKSLIGDRPIELEVDGGVTVETTPAIARAGANVLVAGSAIFKGGTVDSYRRTVAELRQAAEGTRT from the coding sequence ATGACGCTGCCTATTCGCATTGCCCCCTCGATCCTCGCGGCGGATTTCGCCAGGCTCGGCGAGGAGGTGCGCGACGTCACCGCCGCCGGCGCCGACTGGATCCACCTTGATGTAATGGACGGGCATTTCGTGCCGAACATTTCCTTCGGTCCCGACGTCATCAAGTCGCTGCGTTCCTACACGAACGCGACCTTCGATTGCCATCTGATGATCTCTCCGGTCGATGACTATCTCGAAGCCTTCGCTAAGGCCGGCTGTGACCGCATCACCGTCCATGCCGAAGCCGGACCGCATCTGCACCGGTCGCTGCAGACCGTCCGCAATCTCGGCAAGAAGGTCGGCGTGACGATCAATCCGGCGACGCCGCTGAGCGCCATCGAGAACGTGCTTGATGACGTTGACCTCATCCTCATCATGTCGGTCAATCCCGGCTTCGGCGGGCAAAAGTTCATTCCGGCAATGGCGGCCAAAATCGCCGCAGCGAAATCACTGATCGGTGACAGGCCGATCGAACTCGAGGTCGACGGCGGCGTCACCGTAGAAACGACGCCCGCGATCGCGCGTGCCGGCGCCAACGTCCTGGTCGCCGGCTCGGCAATTTTCAAGGGCGGTACGGTCGACAGCTACCGGAGGACCGTCGCCGAATTGCGTCAGGCTGCCGAAGGGACACGAACATGA
- a CDS encoding DUF2259 domain-containing protein: protein MNKGLIIGGVLAAASAGLPGISLAGDIASIQPIGFSADGKVFAFQEFGIKDSGKTPYSETYFIDTDSGQYLEGTPFRTELTDKDANLSKARRQNLTAARSQMDKYDLLTNPGLIAALNPPTELGSPSKTLRYTTLAIDGPPKTPYTLALSEMPVPAPKECATIDKRILGFSLQMIEKEGVPNRQAARQATAVPAERTCSVEYRIGGAVVYQPEGGNQVHIALVLAFDAERNGRWIAVPVHP from the coding sequence ATGAACAAGGGTCTGATTATTGGCGGCGTGCTTGCCGCCGCATCGGCCGGCCTGCCCGGCATATCGCTGGCGGGCGACATAGCCAGCATCCAGCCGATCGGTTTTTCGGCCGACGGCAAGGTCTTTGCATTCCAGGAATTCGGTATCAAAGATAGCGGCAAGACTCCCTATTCCGAAACCTACTTCATCGACACCGACAGCGGCCAATATCTGGAGGGTACACCCTTCCGCACCGAGCTGACCGACAAGGACGCCAATCTTTCCAAAGCACGGCGGCAGAACCTGACGGCGGCGCGCAGCCAGATGGATAAATACGACCTTCTGACAAATCCCGGTCTGATTGCCGCCCTCAACCCACCAACCGAGCTCGGCTCCCCCTCGAAGACACTTCGCTACACCACACTTGCAATCGATGGGCCGCCGAAGACGCCCTATACGCTCGCACTCAGCGAGATGCCGGTGCCGGCGCCGAAGGAATGCGCAACGATCGACAAACGCATCCTTGGCTTCAGCTTGCAAATGATCGAGAAGGAAGGCGTGCCGAATCGTCAGGCGGCGCGGCAGGCAACCGCCGTCCCGGCCGAGCGCACTTGCTCGGTCGAATACCGGATCGGCGGCGCCGTAGTCTACCAGCCGGAAGGCGGAAACCAGGTTCACATCGCGCTCGTCCTGGCCTTCGATGCTGAGAGGAACGGACGCTGGATCGCCGTTCCAGTTCATCCCTGA
- the purB gene encoding adenylosuccinate lyase: MIPRYSRPEMVAIWSPETKFRIWFEIEAHACDALAELGVIPKSAARTIWEKGSAATFDVARIDEIEAVTKHDVIAFLTHLAEIVGPDARFVHQGMTSSDVLDTCFNVQLVRATDILIADLDRLLAALKTRAFEHKDTVTIGRSHGIHAEPTTFGIKLALAYAEFERCRQRLIAAREEVATCAISGAVGTFANIDPRVEEHVAAALGLKAEPVSTQVIPRDRHAMYFATLGVVASSIERLATEIRHLQRTEVLEAEEYFSPGQKGSSAMPHKRNPVLTENLTGLARMVRSYAMPAMENVALWHERDISHSSVERMIGPDATVTLDFALARLAGVVEKLLVYPENMEKNLNKFRGLVHSQRVLLALTQAGVSREDAYRLVQRNAMKVWEQGKDFLEELLADAEVRAALSEEDIREKFDLGYHTKHVDTIFRRVFGEA; this comes from the coding sequence ATGATCCCGCGTTACTCCCGGCCCGAAATGGTCGCCATCTGGTCTCCTGAAACCAAGTTCCGCATCTGGTTCGAGATCGAGGCGCATGCCTGCGACGCGCTGGCCGAGCTCGGTGTCATCCCGAAATCGGCGGCAAGGACGATCTGGGAGAAAGGCAGCGCCGCTACGTTCGACGTCGCTCGCATCGATGAGATCGAGGCCGTCACCAAGCATGACGTCATCGCCTTCCTCACCCACCTCGCCGAGATTGTCGGCCCGGATGCGCGATTCGTCCACCAGGGCATGACTTCCTCTGACGTGCTCGACACCTGCTTCAACGTCCAGCTCGTGCGCGCCACGGATATCCTCATCGCCGATCTCGACCGCCTTCTCGCGGCGCTGAAAACCCGCGCCTTCGAACATAAGGACACCGTCACCATCGGCCGCTCGCACGGCATCCACGCCGAGCCCACCACCTTCGGCATCAAGCTGGCGCTCGCCTATGCCGAATTCGAGCGTTGCCGTCAGCGCTTGATCGCTGCCCGCGAGGAAGTAGCGACCTGCGCCATCTCGGGCGCCGTCGGCACCTTCGCCAACATCGATCCGCGCGTCGAGGAACATGTCGCCGCAGCACTCGGCCTGAAGGCGGAGCCGGTCTCGACCCAGGTCATCCCGCGCGACCGCCACGCCATGTATTTCGCCACCCTCGGCGTTGTCGCCTCGTCGATCGAGCGCCTGGCGACAGAAATCCGCCACCTGCAGCGCACCGAGGTGCTGGAAGCCGAGGAATATTTCTCGCCCGGCCAGAAGGGGTCTTCGGCGATGCCGCACAAGCGCAATCCGGTGCTGACCGAAAACCTGACCGGCCTCGCCCGCATGGTCCGCTCCTATGCCATGCCTGCAATGGAAAACGTCGCCCTCTGGCACGAGCGCGATATCTCCCACTCCTCGGTCGAACGCATGATCGGCCCGGATGCAACGGTCACCCTCGACTTCGCCCTCGCGCGGCTGGCCGGCGTCGTCGAAAAGCTGCTGGTCTACCCCGAGAACATGGAGAAGAACCTCAACAAGTTCCGCGGCCTCGTCCACTCCCAGCGCGTCCTCCTGGCGCTTACTCAGGCCGGCGTCTCGCGCGAGGATGCCTACCGTCTCGTACAGCGCAACGCCATGAAGGTCTGGGAACAGGGCAAGGATTTTCTGGAAGAGCTGCTCGCCGACGCAGAAGTTCGTGCCGCCCTGTCCGAAGAAGACATCCGCGAAAAATTCGACCTTGGCTACCATACCAAACACGTCGACACGATCTTCCGCCGCGTCTTCGGCGAGGCGTGA
- a CDS encoding low affinity iron permease family protein produces MQHLFARFASKASEWAGKPVTFILALSVVVVWAVLGPFFDYSETWQLIINTGTTIITFLMVFVLQNAQTRDTRAIQAKLNEIILTSHAENRFIGIEHLDEEELKHLDRLVAKAAKGRGDTEACRTSEAEKAEAPKKADGRKRSVVPKASKQKQRPLEKS; encoded by the coding sequence ATGCAGCATCTGTTCGCCCGCTTCGCAAGCAAGGCATCGGAATGGGCGGGCAAACCCGTCACCTTCATTCTGGCGCTGAGCGTCGTCGTTGTCTGGGCCGTGCTCGGACCTTTCTTCGACTATTCCGAAACCTGGCAGCTGATCATCAACACCGGCACGACGATCATCACCTTCCTGATGGTCTTCGTGCTGCAGAACGCCCAGACGCGTGACACGCGAGCGATCCAGGCAAAGCTCAACGAGATCATTCTGACAAGCCATGCGGAGAACCGTTTCATCGGCATCGAACACCTCGATGAGGAGGAGTTGAAGCATCTCGACCGGCTTGTGGCCAAGGCCGCCAAGGGACGGGGTGACACGGAGGCGTGCAGGACGTCGGAGGCAGAGAAAGCCGAGGCGCCGAAAAAGGCAGACGGGCGCAAACGCTCTGTGGTTCCGAAAGCGTCGAAGCAAAAACAACGGCCGCTTGAGAAAAGCTGA
- a CDS encoding DUF2189 domain-containing protein, with protein MAAFHVMTGASENFARPVVNRIGIADVFDALKRGLDDFSEKPSHYVFLCLMYPIAGIFLTLWTSGANLLPMVFPLISGFVLIGPIAAIGLYEISRRREEGLDTSWTHALEVRHSPALPSIVAVGLMLFGLFVVWLVTAQTLYTNLLGDVFPRTMTDFTRQVFGTAQGLQLIIWGNLIGFGFALVVLAISVITFPILLDRDVGAVAAVVTSIRATIINPVPVLLWGLIVAALLVIGTIPVFAGLALVIPILGHATWHLYRKLVAREPA; from the coding sequence ATGGCGGCATTTCATGTCATGACGGGTGCAAGCGAAAACTTCGCGCGGCCCGTCGTCAATCGCATCGGTATCGCCGACGTCTTCGACGCGCTGAAGCGCGGGCTCGACGATTTCAGCGAAAAGCCTTCCCATTATGTGTTCCTGTGCCTGATGTATCCGATCGCCGGGATCTTCCTGACGCTGTGGACCTCCGGCGCCAACCTTCTGCCGATGGTCTTCCCGCTGATTTCCGGCTTCGTGCTGATCGGCCCGATTGCGGCGATCGGCCTTTACGAGATCAGCCGCCGGCGCGAGGAGGGTCTCGATACGTCATGGACGCACGCGCTCGAGGTACGCCATTCCCCGGCGCTGCCGTCGATCGTCGCGGTCGGGCTGATGCTCTTTGGCCTTTTCGTTGTTTGGCTGGTGACGGCGCAGACGCTGTACACCAACCTTCTCGGCGACGTCTTTCCCCGCACCATGACGGATTTCACCCGGCAGGTCTTCGGTACGGCCCAAGGCTTGCAGCTGATCATCTGGGGCAATCTCATCGGCTTTGGCTTCGCGCTCGTCGTGCTGGCGATTTCAGTCATCACTTTCCCAATATTGCTGGACCGCGATGTCGGAGCGGTTGCCGCCGTCGTGACCTCAATCCGTGCGACGATCATCAATCCGGTGCCCGTGCTGCTTTGGGGCCTGATCGTCGCAGCGCTCCTCGTCATCGGCACCATCCCGGTATTTGCCGGACTTGCGCTTGTCATCCCGATCCTCGGCCATGCGACCTGGCATCTCTACCGCAAGCTGGTTGCGCGCGAACCCGCATGA
- a CDS encoding RBBP9/YdeN family alpha/beta hydrolase: MKASDADILIIPGYTNSGPGHWQSRWEAKLSTARRVEQAEWTKPVREDWIARIAEEVNASTRPVVLVAHSLGVPSAIHAIPHFRKRVAGAFFVAPPDVTNPDIRPRHLMTFGPYPRDPLPFPSITVASRNDPFGSYDHADDIASSWGSFLVDAGEAGHINADSGHGPWPEGTMVFAQFLSRLSV, encoded by the coding sequence ATGAAAGCCTCAGACGCAGATATCCTCATCATCCCCGGCTATACCAATTCCGGCCCCGGCCATTGGCAGAGCCGCTGGGAGGCGAAACTCAGCACGGCGCGACGCGTCGAACAGGCCGAATGGACGAAGCCGGTCCGCGAGGACTGGATCGCCCGCATCGCCGAAGAGGTGAACGCCTCGACCCGCCCGGTCGTTCTCGTCGCCCATTCGCTCGGCGTACCCTCGGCGATCCACGCCATCCCGCATTTCCGCAAGCGGGTAGCGGGCGCTTTCTTCGTCGCTCCGCCGGATGTCACCAATCCGGACATTCGCCCAAGGCACCTGATGACCTTCGGGCCCTACCCGCGCGATCCGCTGCCCTTCCCTTCGATCACTGTGGCCAGCCGCAACGACCCGTTCGGTAGCTACGACCATGCCGACGATATCGCCAGCAGCTGGGGTTCCTTCCTCGTCGATGCCGGCGAGGCAGGACATATCAACGCCGATTCCGGTCACGGCCCCTGGCCGGAAGGAACGATGGTCTTTGCCCAATTCCTCAGCCGCCTCTCCGTCTGA